The Apis cerana isolate GH-2021 linkage group LG12, AcerK_1.0, whole genome shotgun sequence genome window below encodes:
- the LOC107993957 gene encoding DCN1-like protein 5, producing the protein MPRSKRRAPSSTNHHTTIEMSPSAHEEGISRHPSKRLRHTSSARRYTKTEDVSTTSSFSQKRCITWFREYTTPDDSDTLGPEGMEKFCEDIGVEPENVVMLVLAYKMNARQMGFFTLSEWLKGLSDLQCDSISKIQQKLEYLRNQLNDPHTFKGIYRYAYDFARDKDQRSMDMETARVMLQLLLGKHWPLFTQFAQFLDQSKYKVINKDQWCNILEFSRTINHDLSNYDLDGAWPVMLDEFVEWLKIQRGEEASSTETRGS; encoded by the exons ATGCCACGCAGCAAGCGTAGAGCGCCCTCTAGCACAAATCATCATACGACTATTGAAATGTCACCTAGTGCCCATGAGGAGGGTATATCAAGGCACCCATCAAAAAGACTTAGACATACATCTAG tgCAAGACGTTATACAAAAACAGAAGATGTTTCTACCACTTCATCTTTTTCCCAAAAACGTTGTATCACATGGTTTAGGGAGTACACAACACCTGATGATTCAGATACTCTTGGACCTGaaggaatggaaaaattttgtgaGGATATAGGTGTAGAACCTGAAAATGTAGTAATGCTTGTTCttgcatataaaatgaatGCCCGACAAATGGGTTTCTTCACACTCAGTGAATGGTTAAAAGGCCTTTCAGATTTGCAGTGTGATTCTATTAGTAAAATACAACAAAAACTTGAGTACCTAAGGAATCAATTAAATGATCCACATACATTTAAGGGAATTTACAGATATGCTTATGATTTTGCTAGA GACAAAGATCAAAGAAGTATGGATATGGAAACAGCAAGAGTTATGTTACAATTACTTTTGGGAAAACATTGGCCATTATTCACCCAATTTGCTCAGTTCCTAGATCAATCGAAGTACAAAGTGATTAATAAAGATCAGTGGTGCaacattttagaattttctcgTACAATCAATCACGATTTATCTAATTATGATTTAGATGGAGCAT GGCCAGTAATGCTTGATGAATTTGTTGAATGGTTAAAAATACAGCGAGGTGAAGAAGCATCTTCAACAGAAACTAGAGGCAGCTGa